The nucleotide window GAGGCAATACGGTAGCTTTCCGATGCGAAGCGCAGTTGTTCTACGGATGCATCATACTGCCCCTGTGCATTGATGACACTGATATAAGCCTGTTCAACAGTTTGGGAGAGGTTGGTTCGGGTATCCCTGAGGGTAAGCTTTGACTGGTCTATTTCTATTTTGGACTTTTCCACGGCTGTTTTATTGGCTCTCCGGGTATATATCGGGACAGAGAGGGTAAGCCCTATCTGCTGGTAAAAATTGTTGTCCAGCTGTTTAAAGAAATTGTTGCCCGGATCTCTGAGATAAGAGCTGCCGAGTGCTCCTCCGGCTGTTAGCGTGGGCTTATATCCTGCGTGGGCTTTAGCCAGGTCCAGCTCGGATACGTTGATGCCCAGTTCAGCGCTTTTCACTTCCGGCCTGGTGGCCAGTGCGGTGTCTTGTACATCCCTCAGGGGAGCCACATAATGACTGGACACCAGTGTATCGGGGGAATAGATGTTGAAGTCGTAGCTGCTGGGCAATTGCAGCAACTGTTTCAGCACCAGTTTATTGATCCGCTCCTGATTTTCGGCAGTAACGAGATTGTAGCGATCGGCTGCCAGTTGCGACTGCAGCGATACCAGATTCACCAGGGCGATGCTGCCAACATCATATTGTTGTTGGGCTTGTTTTACCTGGGCTTCGGAAGTGGTAACTACATCTTTCACATATACGATGTTTTCCCTGATCAGCAGGATGTTGAGATAAGCCTGTGTAAGCTGAATGGTGATATTGTTGATTTCCTGTGCGATGTTAAGGCCGGTGACCTGTAAGAGCAGCCCTTTCTGTTTGATATCATAGTTGAGAAATCCGCCCTGGTAGATAGTTACACCGGAGTTAACGGAATAATTGCCTGAAAAGGCCAGTTCATAGGGCCTGTTGCCGGTGGGTGTAATGCTTTTGGAGCCATTCAGGTTTTGGGAAGCCGATCCGGTGAGGTTAGGCAAACGGGCAGCCTTCGACAGCAGCAGATCCTGTTCACTGCTCAGCCGGCTCAACCGAAGGCTGTTCAGCTGGATATTGTTTTTCATAGCGTAATCCAGACAATCCTGTAAGCTCCAGACTGCAGGCAGCGACGATAAAGTGCTATCCTGCGCCATCAGCAAATTGTTAAAACACGTCCAGCACAACAGGTATAACAAGATAACAAACCGCCGGGGAAGTATCATCGTGTATGCATTGCTGTTAGTAAAAAACCAAGCGCAGATATGGGGTCAAATAGTACTTCTAATATAACAAAAAAAACGAAGACCCGGGCAAAAATACCCGGGCCATCGTTTTTTCATTCGTTATACTCAATCCTACTACTTTTGTTATATCGCACCTTTAAAGGTAGTATTAACCCTTCCCGTACCTGCAGGAGGTCCCTGTTGCCAGTCTTCATCATACCTTACAAAGAAGGCCATCCAGATGGTCCTGGACCAGCGCATCAGCAAGGGCTGAAGGCTCAGCAACAGCAACCCGTTAAAGCCCAGCCACCAGTAGATACTGTTATCATAGATGGAGAAGCCGATAAACAGCCACCAGGCTATCAGACTGGCTACACATACCGCTACAGACAAAGCATAACTAACATATCCGGTACCGTAATAGAAACCTACTTCCACCTCTACCGGTTGTCCGCAAACGGGGCAGTTATCCGGCATTTTCATACAGTTTTTAAGATTGTAGGGGTTTTTACTGGTGAAAATGGAACCTCTCCGGCAACGTGCGCATTTATTGGTAAATACGCTTTTGAAGACATTCGGTTTCTCGTGTTTTTTATCTGCACACATATATTGAAGCTTTTAATGTCAGGAAATATTTTTCCGAAATTCTTCCGGGGTCATCCCTTCATATTTTTTGAAGAACTTCGTGAAGTAGGAATTGTCAGCAAAGTTCAGCTGATAGGCAATGGTAGCAATGCTTGTATCAGCGTTTATCAACAGTCTTTTTGCCTCCAGGATCACCCGGTCGCGGATAATTTCACCAGCCGATTTTCCCAGCATATGACGGCAGAAAGCATTAAGATAATTCGGTGTCACGTACAACATTGCTGCATATTCTTTAGGCAACCGCATCTGCATATAATGCTGTTCCACCAGTTTGCGGAAATTACTCAGCAATACATAGTTGTACGGTGGCTCTTGCCTGGTATCACTTTTCCGGGTTACCCGGCTTACTTTCACAAACATTTCCAGCAGCAGCAATCTCAACATATCATAGCTGTAGGCTTCTGTAGCTTCTATCTCCAGCAACATCTTTTCAAACAACACTTCTACCGCTGCGCTGGCTTCCGCGGGCAGCATCACCACCCCTTCCGCGCTTGCACCGCTGAAGAACGGGAAACGTTCTACATATCCCGCGTCCTGCAGAAAAGAATTGAAAAAGCTGGCAGCCACATTCACGACATAACCTTCTACCTGTCCTTCAAAAAACCAGCTGTGTACCTGACCGGGTATCATAAAATACAGCTGACCCGCTTGCACCGGAAAACGCTCAAAATCTATCGTATGAGCACCTTTCCCTTTTGTAAAAAATGCCAGGTGGTAAAAGGAGTGCCGGTGGGGAAACCTGATATCCTTATGTGCAGCCAGGTAATCAGTAAATCGTGCTACCTGGATGTTCTCAGAAGCCGGTTTTCCCATTCCCAGCGTACAGATGTCATATGTATGGATATGTGCCTTTGACATGATATTGCAAAGGTACGGGGCGGTATGGGAAGTTGATTGTGTTAAATGGTGCTTGAATGGTACTTTTCAACTATAACTGTGATTTATGTGATTTTGCTGATGCTTCTGATGATAAAAGCGAAGAACCCATTAGCAATAATGCCAATGGGTTCTTCGCTTTTATTAATCAATACTATTCTTCGCTCATCAGGAGCATCAGAAAAATCACATAAATCACAGTTGTTATTGCTTAACGTACTTCGTCAGCCAGTTATCCATTTCCCACAGCATATGCAGGATACTTTCCTTAGCAGCATAACCGTGACTTTCCTGCGGGAGGAATACCAGTCTGGCTGTACCACCGTTGCCTTTGATAGCATTGTACAGCCTTTCGCTCTGGATGGGGAAAGTACCGGAGTTGTTGTCGGCTTCACCATGGATGAGCAGGATCGGTGTTTTGATCTTGTCTGCATAAGAGAAGGGCGCCATTTTGTAGTATACGTCGGGCGCCTGCCAGTAGGTACGTTGTTCGTTCTGGAAGCCGAATGGTGTGAGGGTACGGTTGTAGGCTCCGCTACGCGCGATACCGGCTTTGAACAGGTTGGTATGTGACAGCAGGTTGGCGGTCATAAATGCACCATAGGAGTGACCACCTACAGCGATGCGATTTTTATCACCGATGCCCATGCCGGTGATTTTTTCCACGGCAGCCTCAGCATTCATCACGAGTTGGTCCACAAAGGTATCGTTGGGTTCTTTATCCCCTTCACCAACGATAGGCATTTCGGTGGCGTCCATCACGGCAAAACCGCGGGTTACCCAGAAGATGGGCGAGCCATAGGTCACACGGGTGAACTTATATGCAGAACCCCTTACCTGGGCTGCATCGCTGGCAGATTTGTACTCACGCGGATACGCCCACATCAGCACCGGCAGACGGCCATCTTTAGCAGGATCGTAGCCTTTGGGCAGGTACAGCATAGCTGTGAGATCTACACCATCTTTACGTTTGTATTTGAGCAGTTGTTTCTGCACACCTTGCAGCTGTGGCTGCGGATGCGGGAAAGCGGTCAGTGCTGTGCCTGTTTTTTTCTTTCCACCTTCCAGGTAGTAGTTTACCGGCGTGGTAGCAGATTCGCGGGCCACCACAAAGATTAGTTTAGCCGGGTCTATCACCTGCGCCACCTGTTCATAATACGGAGCTTTGGAGCGCCATACGATGGTTTGTTTGCTGTTTTTCAGGCTGAAAGCAGACAGGAACGGGCGGTCGCCTTCCGGAGAAGCACCGGGTGCTGTCATCAGCAGTTCATTGGCCGGAGAAATATATAATACAGATCTGTCATATTGATTTTTTACCATTACCGGATCTCCGGGATCGTTGTAGCGGTCATTCTCAGAGCGGTCGATGACAGTCACTGGTTTTTGTTCCGGATGAGACGGATCGATACGGCTTACCTTAACAGTTTGTTTGGAGCTGTTGCCTTCTGATACCAGAGCAAGCTGTTGATTACCCCAGTTGATGCCGCTGAAGCGGTCCACTGTTTTCACCAGTTCGGCAGGTGTACCGGAGAATGGAGCTTCCAGTGTGTTCACCACATCACGGAAAGGCACTTCTTTTTTAGGATCACCGCCGTCGAGGGCCTGTACCCAGTACACTGTAGCAGGAGCATCGTTGCGCCATGCATAACTGCGGGGATAGTTGCTGGTAGCATCAAAGCCTTTAGGCCTTACTTCATCCAGCGGATTTTTGGAGAGCAGTTTGATATTTTCTCCTTTCAGATTCCAGATGCTGGTTTCTGTAGGGAAACGACCAGCGCCTACCAGGTAAGAGTAAGGACGGCTCAGTTGCTTTACCAGCAGATATTGTTTGTCTGGTGAAGGGCTGATACTCGCATAGACGCCGGGTTTGCCGATCACTGTTTCACCGGCAGCACTGATGATCACTGGTTCAGACTGGAAATAATAGTCGAACAGTTTTTCATCATAGGGATTTTTCAGCATGTCCTGGAAGGTAGCTGCAGGAGCGGCTTTACCGGAAGTCTGCTGTACAGTAGGACCTTCAGGTGCCAGTGGTTTTTCCGGGGCAGCACTGATGGCGGATGGTACAGACAGCACGAGGATGCGGTCTTCATCGATCCAGCGGAAAGCGCCATCAAACGTGTCGTTGAGGCGGCGGGCACTCATTTGTTTGGCCACGCCGGTGGTTACGTCAGCTTTCCACAGGGTGATGCTGTTGTTGGTGGTCACGGTGAAGGCTATACTTTTCTTCAGGGGTGACCAGGTTACGTTGGCGATGCGTGCATTGGCAGGCAGGCCGGTTACGGCTTGCTCTTTCAGGTTGTTGACATCTTTGATACGGATACCGGTTACATAGCTGGCACGGCTCGGGCCGAAGTTGGCCGGGTTGATACGGAGGCCGGCAAGGCGATATTCCGGCTGTGACAGTTCCTCAATAGTAGGAAAGCCGGTACGGTCCATAATCAGCATCAGATCGCCCTTGCTGCTGAAGGTTACTGAAGGCGATGGCGCAGCCATAGCCAGTTCCATAATACTCTGAGCAGGCGTCTGATATTTCAGCGCATCCTGTGCATAGGCACGGAAGGTGATGAACACCGATAGTGTTAGTACTAGTTTTCTCATAAAGCAGTTAGATTCTGAAAAATGAATCCGGCCAAAATAGTACATTAATTTGGTTATCGGAAGCGGGTTATATGAGTGGTCAAATGTACTGGCCGGCCTTTCGGGCTGTTATCCGTAACCGGTTACCGTTTCAGTGTCCCAAATAAACGGTCCCAGATGGTAGTGTAAAAGCCGAAGTTATAGTCTTCATGCCGGTGATGATCATGATGAAACGTAGACGTACCCAGGTATTTAACCAACGGCCACTGCCTTACTTTTTCGGGCATAGGCTCCACACCCAGATGGCCGGTCATACCAAATATCACATTGGCAATGTGGTATATAAGAAGACCGTAGATATTGGAGTTGAACGGTAAAAGCACTATCAGTAATAAAGCGCCGAAGCTGATGGTTTCGAGCGGATGCAACACAAAAAGGTCGATGGGTACCGGATCGATCGCTTCGTGGTGCAGGCGATGCAGCGGACGGTATAGAAAGGTTTTGTGGATGATATAATGGAAACCATACATCAGCAGGTCCATGGCCAGAAAATAAGCCAGTGCGTCTGTGAGGATGCGCCAGGATATGGCTGCGTTGATACGGATATAACCATGTTTCCACAAGAGGAATCCGGTAAAGGTGACGAGCGCATTGAGCAGGGTGGTGAGCAGACAGGTACGCCATTGCTGCCGGCTGTAGTTGAATATTTCTTTACGGGGACGGCGTAGCAGGATATTGCCCCATACCAGTACTATTAGCACGATCAGTGCATTTTCTGCCAGGAAAAATATCCACAGCAGCCAGGAAGGCCATTCGTACAAAACATTCATGGGTTATTCGGGATTTTACCGGTATCTCACGGCATCAATATTAGCATCAAATCTCAACATCAAAAAATCAGTGATGGTAGAAAAATTTCAAAATCTTTCCTTACCTTTGTAAACATCTGATGATATGATGATAACACCGCAACCTTTAAAACGTCAAAGTCTGGCTGAAGAAGTAGCCGCCAGATTGCAGGAACTGATCCTAACGGGTAAGTATACCACAGGACAGCAGTTGCCTACAGAACCTGAGCTGATGCAGCAGTTTGGCGTAGGTCGTTCCAGCGTGCGCGAAGCGGTGAAATGCCTGGCCAACAGAGGGCTGGTACGGGTACAACAGGGTGTAGGTACTTTTGTGATATCACAGATCGGTGTGGGAGAACCTTTCTCCCAGCGCTTGCAGCGGGCAGATTTTGAAGAACTGAACGAAGTACGGCTTTTACTGGAAGTAAAAATAGCGGAAAGGGCTGCCATACATCGGACCAATAAAGATATTGAGAAGATGAAAGGCTTTCTGAAAAAGCGGTTCACACATGCTACCGCCAACGAGCTGGAGGCCTGCATGCAGGCAGACATCAACTTCCATACAGCTATTGCGGAAGCGTCCAAAAATGAAATCATGCTGGATCTTTACAAGACCGTGGCCACCCACCTGAAAGAATCCTTCATCCTGCGCTACGGCAATACGGATTCTTTTATTGAGTCACAGTCACTCCATGATGCATTGCTGCAAAGCATTGTTGACAAGGATCCGTCAAAAGCGCTGCACTGGGCAACGAAGATCAGTAGTCATATCAAATAAATTTTTTTTATCCTTAAACATCAGATGATCTGACCTTAAACGAGTTTAACCATGGCAACACTCACCCAACAAGCGCCCCAAAAGGTAGCGCAACAAGCTGCCCAGCAGACCGTTTTTTCCATTCTGATAGCACTCAGCTTCACCCACTTCCTGAATGACACCCTGCAATCTCTGATACCAGCCATGTATCCGCTGGTAAGGGAATCGCTTAACCTGAACTTTACACAGGTAGGGCTGATTACGCTGACCTTCCAGATGTCGGCTTCTATTCTGCAGCCGCTGGTAGGTATGTACACCGACAAAAGGCCACAGCCTTTCTCGCTTGCAATAGGTATGGCCTTCACGCTGATAGGACTGGTAAGTCTGTCTTTTGCCCATTCCCTGCCTATGGTACTGGTATCAGTAGCGCTGATAGGCATTGGTTCTTCTGTATTTCATCCAGAAGCCTCCCGTATGGCGCGTATGGCATCCGGTGGAAAACATGGTATGGCACAGTCCCTGTTTCAGCTGGGCGGCAATGCCGGCAGTTCCCTGGGCCCTTTGCTGGCGGCGATGATCATTGTACCATTGGGGCAGTTCCATATTATCTGGTTTTCCCTGGTGGCCCTGCTGGCTATCGGTGTGATGATCTATCTGGGTAAATGGTATAAAGTCAATACGCACCGGGCCAAACCCAAGGCCATGAAGCTTCCGGGTCAACAGCAACAGCTGCCTGCCACCACGGTAGTGATATCACTGAGCATACTGCTGATACTGATCTTCTCCAAATACTTCTACATGGCCAGCATGACCAGTTATTATACCTTTTATCTGATGGACCGTTTCGGCATTTCTGTACAAAGTTCACAGGTATATCTGTTCATCTTCCTGTTTTCCGTAGCCGCGGGCACCTTTATCGGTGGTCCGGTAGGCGACCGTATCGGGCGTAAATATGTGATCTGGATATCCATACTGGGCGTGGCGCCGTTTTCCTTGTTGTTGCCACATGCCAATCTGTTCTGGACTGCGGTGCTGAGTGTATTCATTGGCGTTATACTGTCTTCTGCATTTTCTGCCATCCTGGTATATGCGCAGGAACTGCTACCGGGCAAAGAAGGCATGATAGCCGGACTTTTCTTTGGACTGGCCTTTGGTATGGGTGGTATTGGCTCTGCCCTGCTGGGCAAGCTGGCAGATGCCACCAGCATACAGTATGTTTACCAGATCTGTGCTTATCTGCCGTTAATAGGACTCCTCACCGGGTTCCTGCCAAATCTGGAAAAACAGCAGCATAAATAATTTTGTTCTTTATCAGTACAAAGGGCGCAGGGCTCGCAAAGATTTACCAGACTTTGCGTACTTTGCGCCCCTTGTTTTTGGGAGAAATAAAAAACAATTATCAACATGTGGAAAGGAATTCTGCTGGTGCTTACAGGTGCCATCAGCTTTGGAATATTATCAACGATCGTCAAACTGGGCTACCACGAAGGCTTTACCCTCGGCGAGCTGTGCAGCATACAGGCTGGCTTCGGGATGCTGGCATTATGGGGTATTCATCTGTTATCCGGTCGTACCACTTACGGACTTAAAAACAAAGATGTCCGGACTTGCTTTATCCTGGGAAGTTCAACCGGATTGGTGAGCATCACATATTATCAAAGCGTACAATATATCCCTGCCAGTATTGCTATTATTCTGCTGATGCAGTTTACCTGGATGAGTATGCTGGCCGAATGGCTGATTTATAAAAAGCGACCCAGTGCCATACAATGGGTGGCCGTAGCCTTTATTCTGACCGGCACCCTGCTGGCGGGCGGGGTATTCAACAGCAGCGGGCTTAACCTCGACTGGAGGGGCATTGGCTTTGGTGTGCTGGCAGCCATTTTTTACACCACCTTTATTGTGGTGAGTGGCCGGGTGGGCCAGTCACTTACGCCAGTGCTGAAAAGCGCCTGGATTGTAACAGGCGCCTTCCTGCTCATCACCCTGATATTCCCTCCTACCTACCTGTGGAACGGACGTTTGACCGCGCCGCCACTCTGGCTGTGGGGGCTGCCGCTGGCTACCTTCGGCACCGTACTGCCGCCTTTCCTGTTTTCCAAAGGAATGCCTCAGACAGGAGTGGCCCTGGGTGCCATTCTCAGTGCCG belongs to Chitinophaga sp. HK235 and includes:
- a CDS encoding TolC family protein, with protein sequence MAQDSTLSSLPAVWSLQDCLDYAMKNNIQLNSLRLSRLSSEQDLLLSKAARLPNLTGSASQNLNGSKSITPTGNRPYELAFSGNYSVNSGVTIYQGGFLNYDIKQKGLLLQVTGLNIAQEINNITIQLTQAYLNILLIRENIVYVKDVVTTSEAQVKQAQQQYDVGSIALVNLVSLQSQLAADRYNLVTAENQERINKLVLKQLLQLPSSYDFNIYSPDTLVSSHYVAPLRDVQDTALATRPEVKSAELGINVSELDLAKAHAGYKPTLTAGGALGSSYLRDPGNNFFKQLDNNFYQQIGLTLSVPIYTRRANKTAVEKSKIEIDQSKLTLRDTRTNLSQTVEQAYISVINAQGQYDASVEQLRFASESYRIASEQLRVGVANIVTFLQQKNLYIQAFQAYIQAKYNTALTIRIYDFYRGIPVKL
- a CDS encoding helix-turn-helix transcriptional regulator; the encoded protein is MSKAHIHTYDICTLGMGKPASENIQVARFTDYLAAHKDIRFPHRHSFYHLAFFTKGKGAHTIDFERFPVQAGQLYFMIPGQVHSWFFEGQVEGYVVNVAASFFNSFLQDAGYVERFPFFSGASAEGVVMLPAEASAAVEVLFEKMLLEIEATEAYSYDMLRLLLLEMFVKVSRVTRKSDTRQEPPYNYVLLSNFRKLVEQHYMQMRLPKEYAAMLYVTPNYLNAFCRHMLGKSAGEIIRDRVILEAKRLLINADTSIATIAYQLNFADNSYFTKFFKKYEGMTPEEFRKNIS
- a CDS encoding S9 family peptidase, with amino-acid sequence MRKLVLTLSVFITFRAYAQDALKYQTPAQSIMELAMAAPSPSVTFSSKGDLMLIMDRTGFPTIEELSQPEYRLAGLRINPANFGPSRASYVTGIRIKDVNNLKEQAVTGLPANARIANVTWSPLKKSIAFTVTTNNSITLWKADVTTGVAKQMSARRLNDTFDGAFRWIDEDRILVLSVPSAISAAPEKPLAPEGPTVQQTSGKAAPAATFQDMLKNPYDEKLFDYYFQSEPVIISAAGETVIGKPGVYASISPSPDKQYLLVKQLSRPYSYLVGAGRFPTETSIWNLKGENIKLLSKNPLDEVRPKGFDATSNYPRSYAWRNDAPATVYWVQALDGGDPKKEVPFRDVVNTLEAPFSGTPAELVKTVDRFSGINWGNQQLALVSEGNSSKQTVKVSRIDPSHPEQKPVTVIDRSENDRYNDPGDPVMVKNQYDRSVLYISPANELLMTAPGASPEGDRPFLSAFSLKNSKQTIVWRSKAPYYEQVAQVIDPAKLIFVVARESATTPVNYYLEGGKKKTGTALTAFPHPQPQLQGVQKQLLKYKRKDGVDLTAMLYLPKGYDPAKDGRLPVLMWAYPREYKSASDAAQVRGSAYKFTRVTYGSPIFWVTRGFAVMDATEMPIVGEGDKEPNDTFVDQLVMNAEAAVEKITGMGIGDKNRIAVGGHSYGAFMTANLLSHTNLFKAGIARSGAYNRTLTPFGFQNEQRTYWQAPDVYYKMAPFSYADKIKTPILLIHGEADNNSGTFPIQSERLYNAIKGNGGTARLVFLPQESHGYAAKESILHMLWEMDNWLTKYVKQ
- a CDS encoding sterol desaturase family protein is translated as MNVLYEWPSWLLWIFFLAENALIVLIVLVWGNILLRRPRKEIFNYSRQQWRTCLLTTLLNALVTFTGFLLWKHGYIRINAAISWRILTDALAYFLAMDLLMYGFHYIIHKTFLYRPLHRLHHEAIDPVPIDLFVLHPLETISFGALLLIVLLPFNSNIYGLLIYHIANVIFGMTGHLGVEPMPEKVRQWPLVKYLGTSTFHHDHHRHEDYNFGFYTTIWDRLFGTLKR
- a CDS encoding FadR/GntR family transcriptional regulator; the encoded protein is MMITPQPLKRQSLAEEVAARLQELILTGKYTTGQQLPTEPELMQQFGVGRSSVREAVKCLANRGLVRVQQGVGTFVISQIGVGEPFSQRLQRADFEELNEVRLLLEVKIAERAAIHRTNKDIEKMKGFLKKRFTHATANELEACMQADINFHTAIAEASKNEIMLDLYKTVATHLKESFILRYGNTDSFIESQSLHDALLQSIVDKDPSKALHWATKISSHIK
- a CDS encoding MFS transporter — encoded protein: MATLTQQAPQKVAQQAAQQTVFSILIALSFTHFLNDTLQSLIPAMYPLVRESLNLNFTQVGLITLTFQMSASILQPLVGMYTDKRPQPFSLAIGMAFTLIGLVSLSFAHSLPMVLVSVALIGIGSSVFHPEASRMARMASGGKHGMAQSLFQLGGNAGSSLGPLLAAMIIVPLGQFHIIWFSLVALLAIGVMIYLGKWYKVNTHRAKPKAMKLPGQQQQLPATTVVISLSILLILIFSKYFYMASMTSYYTFYLMDRFGISVQSSQVYLFIFLFSVAAGTFIGGPVGDRIGRKYVIWISILGVAPFSLLLPHANLFWTAVLSVFIGVILSSAFSAILVYAQELLPGKEGMIAGLFFGLAFGMGGIGSALLGKLADATSIQYVYQICAYLPLIGLLTGFLPNLEKQQHK
- a CDS encoding DMT family transporter, which encodes MWKGILLVLTGAISFGILSTIVKLGYHEGFTLGELCSIQAGFGMLALWGIHLLSGRTTYGLKNKDVRTCFILGSSTGLVSITYYQSVQYIPASIAIILLMQFTWMSMLAEWLIYKKRPSAIQWVAVAFILTGTLLAGGVFNSSGLNLDWRGIGFGVLAAIFYTTFIVVSGRVGQSLTPVLKSAWIVTGAFLLITLIFPPTYLWNGRLTAPPLWLWGLPLATFGTVLPPFLFSKGMPQTGVALGAILSAAELPVATIAATIVLHEQVTPLQIAGVLIILSAIVAANLKKRKAALAKSEVLNP